A stretch of the Filimonas lacunae genome encodes the following:
- the hemH gene encoding ferrochelatase, with product MQEKKRAIILMNLGSPDSTEVKDVRKYLDEFLMDKRVIHAPWFFRALLVKGLIVPFRAPKSAEAYRTIWWKEGSPLVVLTQQLQKAVQEKVSVPVEIAMRYGNPTPKAAYDSLLKQVPDLEEVILFPLYPHYAMSSYETAVEYMKEVKEKQGYKFTLTIVPPYYNDKDYIKALSASIQPYLKEDYDKIIFSYHGIPERHIKLGDVTGCHCLQTENCCSTPSPAHAYCYRHQTFETTRLVQQELNLPAEKVEQTFQSRLGRDKWLLPFTAVRLAELPNEGVKKVLVVCPAFVSDCLETLEEMAIGGKEIFEHAGGEHFTHIPCMNVQTQWVDALVKLSGAPKTEPVKA from the coding sequence ATGCAAGAGAAGAAGCGTGCAATTATATTGATGAACCTGGGATCGCCCGATTCTACAGAAGTGAAAGATGTACGAAAGTACCTGGATGAGTTTTTGATGGATAAAAGAGTTATTCATGCGCCCTGGTTTTTCCGTGCATTACTGGTAAAAGGCCTGATTGTGCCTTTCCGTGCGCCTAAATCGGCAGAAGCTTACCGTACTATCTGGTGGAAAGAAGGCTCACCGCTGGTAGTATTGACCCAACAATTACAGAAAGCAGTACAGGAAAAAGTATCTGTACCCGTTGAAATAGCCATGCGTTATGGCAATCCTACTCCTAAAGCGGCCTACGATAGCTTGTTGAAACAAGTGCCTGACCTGGAAGAGGTGATTTTATTCCCGCTGTATCCGCATTATGCCATGAGCAGTTATGAAACGGCAGTGGAGTATATGAAGGAAGTGAAGGAGAAACAGGGCTATAAGTTTACCCTTACTATTGTGCCCCCTTATTACAATGATAAGGATTATATCAAAGCATTATCTGCCAGTATTCAGCCTTACCTGAAAGAAGATTATGACAAAATCATATTCAGCTATCATGGTATTCCTGAAAGACATATCAAATTGGGAGATGTTACCGGTTGTCATTGCCTGCAAACTGAAAACTGTTGCAGCACGCCTTCTCCGGCACATGCCTATTGTTACCGTCACCAGACATTTGAAACTACCCGCCTTGTACAACAGGAGTTGAATTTACCAGCCGAAAAAGTAGAACAAACCTTCCAGTCCCGACTGGGACGTGATAAATGGTTACTGCCTTTTACAGCGGTACGTTTAGCGGAGCTGCCGAACGAAGGTGTGAAAAAGGTATTAGTGGTATGTCCTGCTTTTGTAAGCGACTGCCTGGAAACACTGGAAGAAATGGCTATTGGCGGTAAAGAAATATTTGAGCATGCGGGTGGCGAGCATTTTACGCATATCCCTTGCATGAACGTGCAAACGCAGTGGGTAGATGCATTGGTAAAATTGTCTGGCGCACCTAAAACCGAACCGGTAAAAGCATAG
- the hemA gene encoding glutamyl-tRNA reductase: MNLNEFYITGINYKKTDASIRGQFAVNTDQYAAILEEAGQNGVEEMFVLSTCNRTEVFGLAPSPNVLIDLLCKQTSGSADSFKELAYIKQGMAAIEHLFSVGAGLDSQILGDYEIVGQIKQAIKFARENEFVGTFIERLYNTVLQSSKAIKAHTELSSGTVSVSFAAIQFLKQHLPDASHKKIVLLGTGKIGRNTCKNLVDYCGADSNNITLVNRTQAKAEALAQELQVKTAPYSQMMQVVQQADVVIVATNAEEPVICKKDLEGFGAKILIDLSIPNNIEPAAGELPGVALVNVDGLSRINDETLQNRIAEVPKANAIIVQHMQEFLEWYGMRQHVPALKAAKLKLQELHECGLFTLAAEAENTPATGGCPFHHKQPSSEETIQKVINNMALKMRRQQLPGCSYIEAINDFISAGNMN; this comes from the coding sequence ATGAATCTGAACGAATTTTACATCACGGGAATTAACTACAAAAAAACGGACGCTTCTATCAGGGGACAATTTGCTGTTAATACTGACCAGTATGCAGCCATTCTGGAAGAAGCTGGGCAGAACGGGGTGGAGGAAATGTTTGTATTAAGCACTTGTAACCGTACAGAGGTATTTGGACTGGCCCCTAGCCCAAACGTACTCATTGACCTTCTTTGTAAACAAACTTCCGGGTCTGCCGATTCTTTTAAAGAACTCGCCTATATTAAACAGGGCATGGCTGCCATAGAGCACCTTTTTAGCGTAGGTGCCGGCCTTGACTCCCAGATATTAGGGGACTACGAAATTGTAGGACAGATAAAACAAGCGATCAAATTTGCCCGCGAAAATGAATTTGTAGGCACTTTTATAGAGCGTTTATACAATACGGTGCTGCAATCGTCTAAAGCCATTAAGGCACATACCGAGTTAAGTTCAGGCACTGTATCTGTTTCTTTTGCCGCTATCCAGTTTTTAAAACAACATTTACCAGATGCTTCCCACAAGAAAATAGTATTACTGGGCACTGGTAAAATTGGCCGTAACACCTGTAAAAACCTGGTGGATTATTGCGGGGCCGACAGCAACAACATTACACTTGTTAACCGCACCCAGGCTAAAGCCGAAGCGCTGGCCCAGGAACTGCAGGTAAAAACAGCACCTTACAGCCAGATGATGCAGGTAGTGCAACAAGCCGATGTGGTTATTGTGGCTACCAACGCCGAAGAACCAGTGATTTGCAAAAAAGACCTGGAAGGCTTTGGTGCTAAAATTCTGATTGATCTTTCTATTCCCAACAATATTGAGCCCGCTGCAGGTGAACTGCCAGGCGTGGCACTGGTAAACGTAGATGGTTTATCCAGAATAAATGATGAAACCCTGCAAAACAGGATAGCAGAAGTGCCCAAAGCCAATGCTATTATTGTACAGCACATGCAGGAATTTTTAGAGTGGTATGGCATGCGCCAGCATGTGCCCGCCCTGAAAGCCGCCAAATTGAAATTACAGGAACTGCACGAGTGTGGCCTGTTTACCCTGGCAGCAGAAGCAGAAAACACACCTGCTACCGGTGGGTGCCCTTTTCATCACAAGCAACCCTCCTCCGAAGAAACTATCCAGAAGGTAATTAATAATATGGCGCTGAAAATGCGCCGCCAGCAACTTCCCGGTTGTTCTTATATAGAGGCCATTAATGATTTTATTTCCGCAGGAAATATGAATTAG
- the hemC gene encoding hydroxymethylbilane synthase encodes MSRILKIGTRDSELAVWQATLVQNQLAAHNIASELVYIKSDGDIDLVTPLYEIGVQGVFTKTLDAALLSKRIDIAVHSMKDVPTQLAKGITQAAVLKRASSKDILVHKGGWELVNGEWTMTNPEQAAIIATSSIRRKAQWLNRYPHHTIENLRGNVNTRLQKVADSNWTGAIFAAAGLERIEKRPDNSFELDWMLPAAAQGAIMVVCREEEPDTKEACGLLNDADTALCVKLERDFLRTLMGGCSTPISALAAISNNTLTFTGNIYSLDGSQKKETHMELPMDTRHDVLAQTGNKAAWELLQNGADKIVEEIRNAGY; translated from the coding sequence ATGAGCAGGATATTAAAAATAGGCACCAGAGACAGCGAACTCGCTGTATGGCAGGCTACGTTGGTACAAAACCAGTTAGCAGCACACAATATTGCCAGTGAGCTGGTGTACATTAAAAGTGATGGTGATATAGACCTGGTTACCCCTTTGTATGAAATTGGCGTTCAGGGTGTTTTTACCAAAACACTGGACGCAGCGCTGCTGAGCAAACGCATTGACATAGCAGTGCACAGCATGAAAGATGTGCCTACTCAATTGGCCAAAGGTATTACACAGGCTGCCGTTTTAAAAAGAGCTTCCAGCAAAGACATACTGGTACACAAAGGCGGATGGGAACTGGTAAATGGCGAATGGACCATGACCAATCCGGAGCAGGCGGCCATCATTGCCACCAGCAGCATACGCCGTAAAGCACAATGGTTAAACCGTTACCCCCATCATACTATTGAAAACCTGCGTGGTAATGTAAATACCCGTTTACAAAAAGTGGCCGACAGCAACTGGACAGGCGCCATTTTTGCCGCCGCTGGTTTAGAACGCATAGAAAAAAGACCAGACAACTCTTTTGAGCTGGACTGGATGCTACCCGCCGCTGCACAAGGCGCCATTATGGTGGTTTGTCGCGAAGAAGAGCCTGACACCAAAGAAGCCTGTGGCCTGTTAAACGATGCCGATACCGCATTGTGCGTGAAACTGGAAAGAGATTTTCTGCGCACATTAATGGGCGGTTGCTCTACACCTATCAGTGCACTGGCCGCTATCAGCAATAATACCCTCACTTTTACCGGCAACATCTATTCACTGGATGGTAGCCAGAAAAAAGAAACCCATATGGAATTGCCTATGGATACCCGGCACGATGTTTTAGCACAAACCGGTAACAAGGCTGCATGGGAGTTATTACAGAATGGTGCAGATAAAATAGTAGAAGAGATACGCAATGCAGGGTACTAA
- a CDS encoding uroporphyrinogen-III synthase, protein MQGTKANILCTRSLEGPHVQKAVDHGLHLVTVPFIHTEAIHTPELQARVQEIAAQPATVVFTSIKAVEAVLPLLPATPQWRIYCLGGVTKELLVQHFGEAAIAGASKNATSLAEKILKASPLPQEVFFFCGDQRMDDLPQLLQQHNIAVQEIIAYTTQQTPHTIEVSYDGILFFSPSAVHSFFSTNTIHTDVVLFAIGKTTAATIHSYVCNKIVTSEWPGQEHMIDLVIDYFK, encoded by the coding sequence ATGCAGGGTACTAAAGCAAACATATTATGCACCCGCTCACTGGAAGGCCCGCATGTTCAAAAAGCGGTGGACCATGGTTTACACCTGGTTACCGTTCCCTTTATTCACACAGAAGCCATACATACCCCTGAGCTACAGGCCAGGGTACAGGAAATTGCTGCACAACCTGCCACAGTGGTATTTACCAGTATTAAAGCGGTAGAAGCTGTATTGCCATTATTGCCTGCCACACCCCAATGGCGCATTTACTGCCTGGGCGGTGTTACCAAAGAATTACTGGTGCAGCATTTTGGCGAAGCAGCCATTGCAGGCGCTTCTAAAAATGCTACTTCGCTGGCTGAAAAAATACTGAAAGCCAGCCCCCTGCCACAGGAAGTATTTTTTTTCTGTGGCGACCAGCGTATGGACGATCTGCCACAGTTGTTGCAACAACACAACATAGCTGTGCAGGAAATTATAGCCTATACCACCCAACAAACCCCGCACACAATAGAAGTAAGCTACGACGGTATACTGTTTTTTAGTCCCAGTGCCGTGCATAGCTTTTTTTCTACCAACACCATTCACACCGATGTAGTGTTGTTTGCCATTGGCAAAACCACTGCCGCCACCATACACTCGTATGTGTGTAATAAGATAGTTACCAGTGAATGGCCTGGTCAGGAACACATGATAGACCTGGTGATAGATTATTTTAAATAG
- the hemE gene encoding uroporphyrinogen decarboxylase, which yields MLQNDLLLRTLKGESVERTPVWMMRQAGRYLPDYRVLRDKYTFFERCQKPELATEITLQPIDQVGVDAAIIFSDILVIPQAMGLEVQLIEHKGPVLPDPIKSIADLKRVHIPDVHESLGYVFDALRMTKAALNGRVPLIGFAGAPWTILCYMVQGKGSKTFDEAKAFCYTQPEAAHQLLQMITDTTILYLKEQVKAGADVIQVFDSWGGLLSPEDFENLSLRYMRQIIAALKDEVLTILFAKGAWHSLPQMAATGANGLGIDWCIPPHMARQMAGNTVTLQGNFDPAKLLSPIPVIEKEVKQMLQQFGPGRHIANLGHGILPNVPVDHARAFVDTVKQYRHA from the coding sequence ATGCTACAAAACGATTTGTTATTACGTACCCTGAAAGGGGAATCTGTGGAAAGAACGCCGGTGTGGATGATGCGCCAGGCAGGCCGTTATTTACCCGACTACAGAGTACTACGTGATAAGTATACTTTCTTTGAACGTTGTCAGAAGCCCGAGCTGGCTACTGAAATTACCTTGCAGCCCATTGACCAGGTGGGTGTAGATGCAGCTATTATATTCTCTGATATATTAGTGATACCCCAGGCTATGGGCCTGGAAGTGCAGCTGATTGAACATAAAGGCCCGGTGTTACCTGATCCTATTAAATCTATTGCCGATTTAAAGCGTGTGCACATTCCGGATGTGCACGAGTCGCTGGGCTATGTATTCGACGCCCTGCGCATGACCAAAGCTGCCTTGAATGGCCGTGTGCCGTTGATTGGTTTTGCCGGCGCACCCTGGACTATTTTATGCTATATGGTACAAGGCAAAGGCTCTAAAACCTTTGACGAGGCTAAAGCTTTTTGTTACACACAGCCAGAAGCTGCCCACCAGTTACTGCAAATGATTACCGACACCACCATTCTTTACCTGAAAGAGCAGGTGAAAGCCGGTGCAGATGTAATACAGGTGTTCGACAGCTGGGGTGGCCTGTTGAGTCCGGAAGATTTTGAAAACTTATCCCTTCGTTATATGCGCCAGATTATAGCCGCATTAAAAGACGAAGTGTTAACCATACTGTTTGCCAAAGGCGCCTGGCATTCGCTGCCACAGATGGCTGCCACTGGAGCAAATGGCTTAGGCATTGACTGGTGTATTCCACCACACATGGCCCGCCAGATGGCTGGAAACACCGTTACGCTGCAAGGTAATTTTGATCCGGCTAAACTACTGTCGCCTATTCCTGTTATTGAAAAAGAAGTAAAACAAATGCTGCAGCAGTTTGGCCCCGGCAGGCATATTGCCAACCTGGGACATGGCATACTACCCAATGTGCCCGTTGATCATGCACGTGCTTTTGTTGATACGGTTAAACAATACAGACACGCATAA
- a CDS encoding alpha/beta fold hydrolase, which yields MKTRFTILLTCCLLATTVFTTQAQSNIKALGLCLENYTYPYPVQYLKLTLQGENLQMAYMDVKPDNYNGHNVLLLHGKNFNGAYWATTIQALTQKGFRVIVPDQIGFGKSSKPTHLQYTFQLLAQNTKAILDTLGITKINVLGHSMGGMVATRFTLMYPQVVEKFILENPIGLEDWKLKVPYQPVETWYKNELKQNYESIRKYQSDSYYDNKWKPEYDEWVNLQAGWTLSPEYARVAWNAALTYDMIFTQPVCYEFTQITAPTLLIIGQRDRTALGKANVNDEVRKTMGLYPELGKLTQQKIKGSQLVPLDNVGHLPHIEAFDRFIQPLLQFLQP from the coding sequence ATGAAAACACGGTTTACCATTTTATTGACCTGTTGCCTGTTAGCTACCACAGTGTTTACAACACAGGCACAAAGCAATATAAAAGCACTGGGTCTGTGCCTGGAAAACTACACCTATCCTTATCCTGTACAGTATTTGAAGCTTACCCTGCAGGGCGAAAACCTGCAAATGGCTTATATGGACGTAAAGCCTGATAACTACAATGGCCACAACGTATTGTTATTACATGGTAAAAACTTCAACGGCGCTTACTGGGCCACTACCATCCAGGCTTTAACACAAAAAGGCTTTCGTGTAATTGTGCCCGACCAGATAGGCTTTGGTAAATCGTCCAAACCTACCCACCTGCAATACACCTTTCAGTTGCTGGCGCAAAACACCAAAGCCATTTTGGACACACTGGGCATTACTAAAATAAACGTGCTGGGCCATTCTATGGGTGGCATGGTGGCTACCCGTTTTACCCTCATGTATCCACAGGTGGTAGAAAAGTTTATACTGGAAAATCCTATAGGCCTGGAAGACTGGAAGCTGAAAGTACCTTACCAACCGGTAGAAACCTGGTATAAAAACGAACTGAAACAGAATTATGAAAGCATTCGCAAATACCAGAGCGATAGCTATTACGATAACAAGTGGAAACCGGAGTATGACGAATGGGTAAACCTGCAAGCAGGCTGGACGCTTAGCCCTGAATATGCAAGGGTAGCCTGGAATGCAGCGCTTACCTACGACATGATATTTACCCAACCCGTTTGCTACGAGTTTACACAAATTACGGCTCCTACCCTGCTGATTATAGGTCAGCGCGACCGCACTGCACTGGGTAAGGCCAATGTTAACGATGAGGTACGTAAAACAATGGGCCTGTATCCCGAACTGGGTAAGCTTACCCAGCAAAAAATCAAAGGCTCGCAGCTGGTACCGCTGGATAACGTAGGCCACCTGCCCCACATAGAAGCTTTTGACCGCTTTATACAGCCTTTATTACAATTTTTACAACCCTGA
- the hemF gene encoding oxygen-dependent coproporphyrinogen oxidase, with translation MKQNWINYIHQLQDEICAALEQADGKAVFAEDKWEREGGGGGKTRIIANGNVFEKGGVNTSVVFGDVSDAMRQQLKIEGSTWFACGLSLVLHPFNPFVPTTHANWRYFEVYDTQGNVINSWFGGGADLTPYYLFEEDARHFHGTLKQAMEPFGADLYPKYKKQCDAYFVNKHRGDEMRGIGGVFYDHLVPADTADAERLFAFQQANGNNFVNAYVPIVARRKDIAYTEQQKHWQEIRRGRYVEFNLIHDRGTIFGLKTNGRTESILMSLPPTVRFEYNYQPAPGSEEDKLLQACLHPAQWA, from the coding sequence ATGAAACAGAACTGGATCAATTACATTCACCAATTACAGGATGAGATATGTGCGGCACTGGAACAAGCCGATGGCAAAGCCGTTTTTGCAGAAGACAAATGGGAACGTGAAGGTGGTGGCGGCGGTAAAACACGTATCATAGCCAATGGTAATGTATTTGAAAAAGGCGGCGTAAACACCTCTGTAGTGTTTGGCGATGTAAGCGATGCCATGCGTCAACAACTGAAAATAGAAGGCAGCACGTGGTTTGCCTGTGGCCTTAGTTTGGTGCTACACCCTTTCAATCCATTTGTACCTACCACGCATGCCAACTGGCGTTATTTTGAAGTATACGACACACAAGGAAATGTAATCAACAGCTGGTTTGGTGGCGGTGCTGATCTTACCCCCTATTACCTGTTTGAAGAAGACGCCCGTCATTTTCATGGCACTTTAAAACAAGCGATGGAACCATTTGGCGCAGACCTGTACCCGAAATACAAAAAGCAATGTGATGCCTATTTTGTAAACAAACACAGGGGGGATGAAATGCGTGGTATTGGTGGTGTGTTTTACGATCACCTGGTGCCGGCAGACACAGCAGATGCCGAAAGATTGTTTGCCTTTCAGCAAGCCAATGGCAACAACTTTGTAAACGCCTATGTACCTATTGTAGCCAGAAGAAAAGATATAGCGTATACCGAACAACAAAAACACTGGCAGGAAATACGCCGTGGCCGCTATGTAGAGTTTAACCTCATTCATGACAGGGGAACCATCTTCGGTTTAAAAACCAATGGCCGCACCGAAAGCATTTTGATGAGCCTGCCACCTACCGTACGTTTTGAATATAACTACCAGCCTGCTCCCGGAAGCGAAGAAGACAAGCTATTACAGGCTTGCCTGCACCCGGCACAATGGGCATAA